In Helianthus annuus cultivar XRQ/B chromosome 8, HanXRQr2.0-SUNRISE, whole genome shotgun sequence, a single genomic region encodes these proteins:
- the LOC110872026 gene encoding putative zinc finger protein At1g68190 isoform X1 has protein sequence MMDRYCEYCVNLRSVVYCKADAAYLCLSCDTKVHLANPLSKRHHRTLICDTCRRRPTYVRCYDHQRFMCRGCDLSQHDASSQHIKRVMSSYAGCPSARDLGALWGFDLSRFGDGSSTLDPKYGSNSCASSNTSGVSLETNVHVKEICGGMQSVILQQLVDLLRYQTTSDVDQIPSVIRCEDHKVDPNDVDQTSQQFWLGEKHPEHHEMILDPCSSPFTQLDRLESETDETDLPGDPFWQCKSRVPSGQLWSQNMQDLGVCEEEPSCLDDLNIPDIDLTFRNFEELFRIEQEPTRPDQDKFITTPLTNSESSPKKARYASHPMPFSHSRLGAESSGTACIDSGTSPSCGSFEHHESAKLEGNKNIQHLSSGKIQNKANVVTKKPDPTQENEQNRRIGSLKAMDLLQEACESHMF, from the exons ATGATGGATAGATATTGTGAATACTGTGTGAATTTAAGATCAGTTGTTTACTGTAAGGCGGATGCAGCCTACCTTTGTCTTTCATGTGATACTAAGGTTCACTTGGCCAATCCACTCTCGAAGCGCCATCATAGGACCCTCATTTGTGACACTTGCAGACGACGCCCAACCTATGTCCGATGTTATGATCATCAAAGGTTCATGTGTCGTGGTTGTGACCTTAGCCAACACGATGCTTCTTCTCAGCATATAAAAAGAGTCATGAGTAGTTATGCTGGTTGCCCATCTGCCCGCGATTTAGGGGCGTTGTGGGGTTTTGATTTGAGTCGGTTTGGTGATGGTAGTAGCACTCTTGACCCTAAATACGGTTCGAATTCATGTGCCTCTTCAAACACAAGTGGTGTCAGTTTAGAAACCAACGTACACGTTAAG GAAATATGTGGTGGTATGCAATCGGTCATTCTTCAACAACTTGTCGATTTGTTAAGATATCAAACGACATCGGATGTTGATCAGATTCCATCGGTAATACGCTGCGAAGATCACAAAGTGGATCCGAACGACGTTGATCAAACCTCTCAACAATTCTGGCTTGGCGAAAAGCATCCTGAACACCATGAAATGATTTTGGATCCTTGTTCTTCGCCTTTCACACAATTGGACCGTTTAGAGTCTGAAACCGATGAAACTGATCTCCCAGGAGACCCGTTTTGGCAATGCAAAAGTCGGGTTCCGAGCGGCCAG CTTTGGTCTCAAAATATGCAAGATCTTGGTGTATGCGAAGAAGAACCATCATGCTTGGATGATTTGAACATACCTGATATCGATCTCACGTTTCGAAACTTCGAAGAACTCTTCCGAATCGAGCAAGAACCCACAAGACCGGATCAG GATAAGTTCATAACCACTCCCCTGACCAACTCAGAGTCATCACCAAAGAAAGCGCGATACGCTTCTCATCCCATGCCATTCTCTCACTCAAGACTCGGCGCTGAAAGCAGTGGTACCGCGTGCATTGATAGTGGTACGTCACCCTCGTGTGGATCATTTGAGCACCATGAGTCAGCAAAATTGGAAGGAAACAAGAACATTCAGCA TTTATCATCAGGGAAGATTCAAAACAAGGCCAATGTGGTTACAAAAAAGCCCGATCCGACACAAGAAAACGAACAAAATCGCAGAATTGGAAGTTTGAAAGCCATGGATCTATTACAAGAAGCTTGTGAAAGTCATATGTTTTAA
- the LOC110872026 gene encoding putative zinc finger protein At1g68190 isoform X3 yields MMDRYCEYCVNLRSVVYCKADAAYLCLSCDTKVHLANPLSKRHHRTLICDTCRRRPTYVRCYDHQRFMCRGCDLSQHDASSQHIKRVMSSYAGCPSARDLGALWGFDLSRFGDGSSTLDPKYGSNSCASSNTSGVSLETNVHVKEICGGMQSVILQQLVDLLRYQTTSDVDQIPSVIRCEDHKVDPNDVDQTSQQFWLGEKHPEHHEMILDPCSSPFTQLDRLESETDETDLPGDPFWQCKSRVPSGQLWSQNMQDLGVCEEEPSCLDDLNIPDIDLTFRNFEELFRIEQEPTRPDQSHHQRKRDTLLIPCHSLTQDSALKAVVPRALIVVRHPRVDHLSTMSQQNWKETRTFSRKIQNKANVVTKKPDPTQENEQNRRIGSLKAMDLLQEACESHMF; encoded by the exons ATGATGGATAGATATTGTGAATACTGTGTGAATTTAAGATCAGTTGTTTACTGTAAGGCGGATGCAGCCTACCTTTGTCTTTCATGTGATACTAAGGTTCACTTGGCCAATCCACTCTCGAAGCGCCATCATAGGACCCTCATTTGTGACACTTGCAGACGACGCCCAACCTATGTCCGATGTTATGATCATCAAAGGTTCATGTGTCGTGGTTGTGACCTTAGCCAACACGATGCTTCTTCTCAGCATATAAAAAGAGTCATGAGTAGTTATGCTGGTTGCCCATCTGCCCGCGATTTAGGGGCGTTGTGGGGTTTTGATTTGAGTCGGTTTGGTGATGGTAGTAGCACTCTTGACCCTAAATACGGTTCGAATTCATGTGCCTCTTCAAACACAAGTGGTGTCAGTTTAGAAACCAACGTACACGTTAAG GAAATATGTGGTGGTATGCAATCGGTCATTCTTCAACAACTTGTCGATTTGTTAAGATATCAAACGACATCGGATGTTGATCAGATTCCATCGGTAATACGCTGCGAAGATCACAAAGTGGATCCGAACGACGTTGATCAAACCTCTCAACAATTCTGGCTTGGCGAAAAGCATCCTGAACACCATGAAATGATTTTGGATCCTTGTTCTTCGCCTTTCACACAATTGGACCGTTTAGAGTCTGAAACCGATGAAACTGATCTCCCAGGAGACCCGTTTTGGCAATGCAAAAGTCGGGTTCCGAGCGGCCAG CTTTGGTCTCAAAATATGCAAGATCTTGGTGTATGCGAAGAAGAACCATCATGCTTGGATGATTTGAACATACCTGATATCGATCTCACGTTTCGAAACTTCGAAGAACTCTTCCGAATCGAGCAAGAACCCACAAGACCGGATCAG AGTCATCACCAAAGAAAGCGCGATACGCTTCTCATCCCATGCCATTCTCTCACTCAAGACTCGGCGCTGAAAGCAGTGGTACCGCGTGCATTGATAGTGGTACGTCACCCTCGTGTGGATCATTTGAGCACCATGAGTCAGCAAAATTGGAAGGAAACAAGAACATTCAGCA GGAAGATTCAAAACAAGGCCAATGTGGTTACAAAAAAGCCCGATCCGACACAAGAAAACGAACAAAATCGCAGAATTGGAAGTTTGAAAGCCATGGATCTATTACAAGAAGCTTGTGAAAGTCATATGTTTTAA
- the LOC110872026 gene encoding putative zinc finger protein At1g68190 isoform X2 yields MMDRYCEYCVNLRSVVYCKADAAYLCLSCDTKVHLANPLSKRHHRTLICDTCRRRPTYVRCYDHQRFMCRGCDLSQHDASSQHIKRVMSSYAGCPSARDLGALWGFDLSRFGDGSSTLDPKYGSNSCASSNTSGVSLETNVHVKEICGGMQSVILQQLVDLLRYQTTSDVDQIPSVIRCEDHKVDPNDVDQTSQQFWLGEKHPEHHEMILDPCSSPFTQLDRLESETDETDLPGDPFWQCKSRVPSGQLWSQNMQDLGVCEEEPSCLDDLNIPDIDLTFRNFEELFRIEQEPTRPDQDKFITTPLTNSESSPKKARYASHPMPFSHSRLGAESSGTACIDSGTSPSCGSFEHHESAKLEGNKNIQQEDSKQGQCGYKKARSDTRKRTKSQNWKFESHGSITRSL; encoded by the exons ATGATGGATAGATATTGTGAATACTGTGTGAATTTAAGATCAGTTGTTTACTGTAAGGCGGATGCAGCCTACCTTTGTCTTTCATGTGATACTAAGGTTCACTTGGCCAATCCACTCTCGAAGCGCCATCATAGGACCCTCATTTGTGACACTTGCAGACGACGCCCAACCTATGTCCGATGTTATGATCATCAAAGGTTCATGTGTCGTGGTTGTGACCTTAGCCAACACGATGCTTCTTCTCAGCATATAAAAAGAGTCATGAGTAGTTATGCTGGTTGCCCATCTGCCCGCGATTTAGGGGCGTTGTGGGGTTTTGATTTGAGTCGGTTTGGTGATGGTAGTAGCACTCTTGACCCTAAATACGGTTCGAATTCATGTGCCTCTTCAAACACAAGTGGTGTCAGTTTAGAAACCAACGTACACGTTAAG GAAATATGTGGTGGTATGCAATCGGTCATTCTTCAACAACTTGTCGATTTGTTAAGATATCAAACGACATCGGATGTTGATCAGATTCCATCGGTAATACGCTGCGAAGATCACAAAGTGGATCCGAACGACGTTGATCAAACCTCTCAACAATTCTGGCTTGGCGAAAAGCATCCTGAACACCATGAAATGATTTTGGATCCTTGTTCTTCGCCTTTCACACAATTGGACCGTTTAGAGTCTGAAACCGATGAAACTGATCTCCCAGGAGACCCGTTTTGGCAATGCAAAAGTCGGGTTCCGAGCGGCCAG CTTTGGTCTCAAAATATGCAAGATCTTGGTGTATGCGAAGAAGAACCATCATGCTTGGATGATTTGAACATACCTGATATCGATCTCACGTTTCGAAACTTCGAAGAACTCTTCCGAATCGAGCAAGAACCCACAAGACCGGATCAG GATAAGTTCATAACCACTCCCCTGACCAACTCAGAGTCATCACCAAAGAAAGCGCGATACGCTTCTCATCCCATGCCATTCTCTCACTCAAGACTCGGCGCTGAAAGCAGTGGTACCGCGTGCATTGATAGTGGTACGTCACCCTCGTGTGGATCATTTGAGCACCATGAGTCAGCAAAATTGGAAGGAAACAAGAACATTCAGCA GGAAGATTCAAAACAAGGCCAATGTGGTTACAAAAAAGCCCGATCCGACACAAGAAAACGAACAAAATCGCAGAATTGGAAGTTTGAAAGCCATGGATCTATTACAAGAAGCTTGTGA
- the LOC110872026 gene encoding putative zinc finger protein At1g68190 isoform X4 produces the protein MMDRYCEYCVNLRSVVYCKADAAYLCLSCDTKVHLANPLSKRHHRTLICDTCRRRPTYVRCYDHQRFMCRGCDLSQHDASSQHIKRVMSSYAGCPSARDLGALWGFDLSRFGDGSSTLDPKYGSNSCASSNTSGVSLETNVHVKEICGGMQSVILQQLVDLLRYQTTSDVDQIPSVIRCEDHKVDPNDVDQTSQQFWLGEKHPEHHEMILDPCSSPFTQLDRLESETDETDLPGDPFWQCKSRVPSGQLWSQNMQDLGVCEEEPSCLDDLNIPDIDLTFRNFEELFRIEQEPTRPDQSHHQRKRDTLLIPCHSLTQDSALKAVVPRALIVVRHPRVDHLSTMSQQNWKETRTFSIYHQGRFKTRPMWLQKSPIRHKKTNKIAELEV, from the exons ATGATGGATAGATATTGTGAATACTGTGTGAATTTAAGATCAGTTGTTTACTGTAAGGCGGATGCAGCCTACCTTTGTCTTTCATGTGATACTAAGGTTCACTTGGCCAATCCACTCTCGAAGCGCCATCATAGGACCCTCATTTGTGACACTTGCAGACGACGCCCAACCTATGTCCGATGTTATGATCATCAAAGGTTCATGTGTCGTGGTTGTGACCTTAGCCAACACGATGCTTCTTCTCAGCATATAAAAAGAGTCATGAGTAGTTATGCTGGTTGCCCATCTGCCCGCGATTTAGGGGCGTTGTGGGGTTTTGATTTGAGTCGGTTTGGTGATGGTAGTAGCACTCTTGACCCTAAATACGGTTCGAATTCATGTGCCTCTTCAAACACAAGTGGTGTCAGTTTAGAAACCAACGTACACGTTAAG GAAATATGTGGTGGTATGCAATCGGTCATTCTTCAACAACTTGTCGATTTGTTAAGATATCAAACGACATCGGATGTTGATCAGATTCCATCGGTAATACGCTGCGAAGATCACAAAGTGGATCCGAACGACGTTGATCAAACCTCTCAACAATTCTGGCTTGGCGAAAAGCATCCTGAACACCATGAAATGATTTTGGATCCTTGTTCTTCGCCTTTCACACAATTGGACCGTTTAGAGTCTGAAACCGATGAAACTGATCTCCCAGGAGACCCGTTTTGGCAATGCAAAAGTCGGGTTCCGAGCGGCCAG CTTTGGTCTCAAAATATGCAAGATCTTGGTGTATGCGAAGAAGAACCATCATGCTTGGATGATTTGAACATACCTGATATCGATCTCACGTTTCGAAACTTCGAAGAACTCTTCCGAATCGAGCAAGAACCCACAAGACCGGATCAG AGTCATCACCAAAGAAAGCGCGATACGCTTCTCATCCCATGCCATTCTCTCACTCAAGACTCGGCGCTGAAAGCAGTGGTACCGCGTGCATTGATAGTGGTACGTCACCCTCGTGTGGATCATTTGAGCACCATGAGTCAGCAAAATTGGAAGGAAACAAGAACATTCAGCA TTTATCATCAGGGAAGATTCAAAACAAGGCCAATGTGGTTACAAAAAAGCCCGATCCGACACAAGAAAACGAACAAAATCGCAGAATTGGAAGTTTGA